Proteins encoded together in one Otariodibacter oris window:
- a CDS encoding class I adenylate cyclase, whose amino-acid sequence MRELVFTQFETKGSGVSHLADSIHNAKIRIDQLDKLRIQRVLNNNTKEFHQVFSLIPLFIHYNHPDLIGYVEGSPAGLYHFERNNIQDNYFSAHISETINENQDYQFDALYVMGSLGSITQTTLSDIDIWLCHSKAFTENELALLHQKLAKIVQWAKNLGIDINFYLMNPDKFRTEKYYGDISSENSGSAQHYFLLDEFYRSAIRLAGKRILWLHIWEKHLSYQETVEQAINENIIDLEEWLDFGDFSSLELGEYFGASLWQLYKGIDHPYKSAIKILLLESYTAIYPKVALISKKFKRLLSKEKVRYHFDPYLAMLEQVTKYLEGRNEITRLECLRQCFYMKANEGQIDGWKKEELKKLALSWGWKEKDFAELDNKDNWKIKQAVRYQKMLVEQLLKSYRHLINFARKFHIDPSIMPQDTDLLMRKLYSVFEVLPGKVTLINEKIAKNLEEKEVTFVEVSENGPTKQGWYLINHAPLSHYDSTTRYVEYQKNLIQLVAWAYFNGVITVNTQLNIVSQTVSLARLRNFISDLRLSFPAKPPVMNRNDFYHPNEIRNLIVSVNLTNDPTRKMATQSDLTQIDWFNLNSSSQGLVGSVSFIYRNMWNEIITQHIEGNDAILKALKLISNNIYRSSAPPQSVNVFCYSVQLCEPLQKFVMGLVERCIIVQTGKISQKQHTNTFKLAGKKWQLVFGRHVELKECPSDSEHLKAPSEIYNFASAGFLQFFFEDNDNGSFNVFILDKDNNVEIYPECLGQKEDKIKQIIRLHDQDKLDRLEENESFNYPQFYQLLKYNGIISIVPFQSKQHRDYLETMSYC is encoded by the coding sequence ATGAGAGAGCTTGTTTTTACACAATTTGAGACTAAAGGCTCGGGAGTATCTCATTTAGCTGATTCAATCCATAACGCCAAAATTCGCATTGATCAGTTGGATAAACTTCGAATTCAACGAGTCTTAAATAATAATACTAAAGAATTCCATCAGGTATTCTCGCTGATTCCATTGTTTATTCACTACAATCACCCAGATTTAATAGGATACGTTGAAGGTTCTCCAGCGGGGCTTTATCATTTTGAGCGAAACAATATCCAAGATAACTATTTTTCTGCTCATATTTCAGAAACTATTAATGAAAATCAGGATTATCAATTTGATGCACTCTATGTTATGGGGAGCTTAGGTTCCATCACACAAACCACGCTGTCCGATATCGATATTTGGCTATGTCATTCAAAAGCTTTTACCGAAAATGAGCTGGCGTTACTTCATCAAAAATTAGCTAAAATTGTGCAATGGGCTAAAAATTTAGGCATTGATATCAATTTTTACCTTATGAATCCCGATAAGTTTAGAACTGAAAAATATTATGGCGATATTTCTTCGGAAAATAGCGGTTCTGCACAACATTATTTTTTACTTGATGAATTCTATCGTTCAGCAATTCGGTTAGCTGGAAAGCGTATTTTGTGGCTACATATTTGGGAAAAGCATCTCTCTTATCAAGAAACCGTTGAACAAGCGATTAATGAAAATATTATCGATTTAGAGGAATGGCTCGATTTTGGGGATTTCTCTTCTTTAGAACTTGGCGAATATTTTGGAGCAAGTCTGTGGCAACTTTATAAAGGTATTGATCACCCTTATAAATCGGCAATTAAAATTTTGCTATTAGAAAGCTATACGGCGATTTATCCAAAAGTAGCTTTAATTTCTAAAAAGTTCAAGCGGTTACTTTCTAAAGAAAAAGTGCGATATCACTTTGATCCTTATTTAGCTATGTTGGAACAAGTGACGAAGTATTTAGAAGGACGTAATGAAATTACTCGATTAGAGTGTTTAAGACAATGCTTCTACATGAAAGCGAATGAAGGACAAATTGATGGGTGGAAGAAGGAAGAACTAAAAAAATTAGCGCTATCGTGGGGCTGGAAAGAGAAAGATTTTGCCGAGTTAGATAACAAAGATAATTGGAAAATAAAGCAAGCCGTTCGCTATCAAAAAATGTTGGTAGAGCAGTTGTTAAAAAGCTACCGACATTTAATTAATTTTGCTCGAAAATTTCATATTGACCCTAGTATTATGCCTCAAGATACCGATTTGCTGATGCGTAAATTGTACTCAGTATTTGAAGTTCTACCTGGTAAAGTGACATTAATTAATGAAAAGATAGCTAAAAATTTAGAAGAAAAAGAAGTCACTTTTGTTGAGGTCTCAGAAAATGGACCAACTAAACAAGGTTGGTATCTTATTAACCATGCTCCATTAAGCCATTATGATTCGACAACACGTTATGTTGAGTATCAAAAAAATCTAATTCAGCTTGTTGCATGGGCATATTTTAATGGGGTGATTACAGTTAATACTCAATTAAATATTGTCAGCCAAACAGTCTCGTTAGCTCGATTAAGAAATTTTATTAGTGATCTTCGCTTGTCATTTCCTGCAAAACCGCCTGTAATGAATCGTAATGATTTTTATCATCCTAATGAAATCAGAAATTTGATTGTTTCGGTGAATCTCACTAACGATCCTACTCGTAAAATGGCAACTCAATCCGATCTCACACAAATAGATTGGTTTAATTTAAATTCTTCTAGTCAGGGCTTAGTTGGGAGTGTTAGTTTTATTTACCGAAATATGTGGAATGAAATTATTACTCAGCACATAGAAGGTAATGATGCCATTCTTAAGGCGTTAAAACTGATTTCTAATAATATTTATCGTAGCTCTGCTCCACCACAGTCGGTTAATGTATTTTGCTATAGTGTGCAGTTATGTGAGCCTTTACAAAAATTTGTGATGGGATTGGTAGAACGTTGTATCATTGTACAAACGGGAAAAATTTCACAAAAACAGCATACAAATACCTTTAAATTAGCAGGTAAAAAATGGCAACTGGTTTTTGGAAGACATGTAGAATTAAAAGAGTGTCCTTCAGACAGTGAACATTTGAAAGCACCTAGTGAAATTTATAATTTTGCAAGTGCAGGTTTTTTACAATTTTTCTTTGAAGATAATGATAATGGCAGTTTCAACGTATTTATTCTAGATAAAGATAATAATGTTGAGATTTATCCTGAATGTTTAGGTCAAAAAGAAGATAAAATCAAACAGATTATTCGATTACATGACCAAGATAAATTGGATCGACTAGAAGAGAATGAGAGTTTTAATTACCCTCAATTTTATCAACTTTTAAAATATAACGGTATAATTTCTATTGTTCCATTCCAAAGTAAGCAACATAGAGATTACTTAGAAACGATGAGCTATTGCTAA
- the eno gene encoding phosphopyruvate hydratase, whose protein sequence is MAKIVKVIGREIIDSRGNPTVEAEVHLEGGFVGLAAAPSGASTGSREALELRDGDKARFLGKGVLKAVGAVNNELAQAILGKDASNQAEIDQIMIDLDGTDNKSKFGANAILAVSLANAKAAAASKGLPLYAHIAELNGTPGVYSMPLPMMNIINGGEHADNNVDIQEFMIQPVGAKTLKEALRIGAEVFHNLAKVLKGKGLSTAVGDEGGFAPNLESNAAALACIKEAVEKAGYVLGKDVTLAMDCASSEFYNKETGMYEMKGEGKSFTSQEFTHYLEKLCEEYPIKSIEDGQDESDWDGFAYQTKVLGDKIQLVGDDLFVTNTKILKEGIEKGIANSILIKFNQIGSLTETLAAIKMAKDAGYTAVISHRSGETEDATIADLAVGTAAGQIKTGSMSRSDRIAKYNQLIRIEEALGDKAPFLGLKAVKGQA, encoded by the coding sequence ATGGCAAAAATCGTTAAAGTAATTGGTCGTGAAATCATCGACTCTCGTGGTAACCCAACTGTTGAAGCAGAAGTGCATTTAGAAGGTGGTTTCGTTGGTTTAGCAGCTGCTCCATCAGGTGCATCAACAGGTTCACGTGAAGCGTTAGAATTACGTGATGGTGATAAAGCACGTTTCCTTGGTAAAGGTGTGTTAAAAGCAGTAGGTGCAGTAAATAACGAACTTGCACAAGCAATCTTAGGTAAAGATGCGTCTAACCAAGCTGAAATTGACCAAATTATGATTGATTTAGATGGAACAGACAATAAATCTAAATTTGGTGCAAACGCAATTCTTGCAGTATCTTTAGCAAACGCAAAAGCAGCAGCAGCATCAAAAGGTTTACCACTTTACGCGCATATCGCAGAATTAAACGGCACACCTGGCGTTTACTCTATGCCATTACCAATGATGAATATCATCAATGGTGGTGAACACGCAGACAACAACGTTGATATCCAAGAATTTATGATTCAACCAGTTGGTGCTAAAACATTAAAAGAAGCACTTCGTATCGGTGCTGAAGTGTTCCACAACCTTGCTAAAGTATTAAAAGGTAAAGGTTTAAGCACAGCAGTTGGTGATGAAGGTGGTTTCGCGCCTAACTTAGAATCAAATGCAGCAGCATTAGCTTGTATTAAAGAAGCAGTTGAAAAAGCAGGTTATGTATTAGGTAAAGACGTAACTTTAGCGATGGACTGTGCATCATCTGAATTCTATAACAAAGAAACTGGTATGTATGAAATGAAAGGTGAAGGTAAATCATTCACTTCTCAAGAATTTACACACTATTTAGAAAAATTATGTGAAGAATACCCAATTAAATCAATTGAAGATGGTCAAGATGAGTCTGACTGGGATGGTTTCGCATACCAAACTAAAGTATTAGGCGATAAGATCCAATTAGTGGGTGACGATTTATTCGTAACGAATACTAAGATCTTAAAAGAAGGTATCGAAAAAGGTATCGCAAACTCAATCTTAATCAAATTTAACCAAATCGGTTCATTAACTGAAACATTAGCTGCAATTAAAATGGCTAAAGATGCAGGTTACACAGCAGTAATTTCTCACCGTTCTGGTGAAACTGAAGATGCAACTATTGCTGATTTAGCAGTAGGTACAGCAGCAGGTCAAATCAAAACTGGTTCAATGAGCCGTTCAGACCGTATTGCTAAATACAACCAATTAATCCGTATTGAAGAAGCATTAGGTGATAAAGCACCATTCTTAGGATTAAAAGCAGTTAAAGGTCAAGCATAA
- the lolD gene encoding lipoprotein-releasing ABC transporter ATP-binding protein LolD encodes MNSEILLSCKNITKFYQEGDHKTQVLRDVSFSMSKGELVAIVGSSGSGKSTLLHTLGGLDQPSSGEVFIQNQSLQQLSNNALAKLRNQYLGFVYQFHHLMADFSALENVMMPMLIGQQNKTEAKDRAEKMLQAVGLAHRITHRPSALSGGERQRVAIARALVNKPALVLADEPTGNLDHKTTESIFELIKQLNQEQHIAFLLVTHDLNLAQKLNRRLTMRDGVLQEEN; translated from the coding sequence ATGAATTCAGAAATCTTACTCAGTTGTAAAAATATCACAAAATTTTATCAAGAAGGCGATCACAAAACCCAAGTTTTACGGGACGTCTCTTTTTCTATGTCAAAGGGCGAATTAGTTGCGATTGTCGGCAGCTCTGGTTCAGGTAAAAGTACCCTTTTGCATACATTAGGAGGATTGGATCAACCAAGTAGTGGTGAGGTTTTTATTCAAAACCAATCCTTGCAACAACTTAGTAATAATGCCCTAGCTAAATTACGTAACCAGTACCTCGGTTTTGTTTACCAATTTCATCATTTAATGGCAGATTTTAGTGCCTTAGAAAATGTGATGATGCCAATGTTAATCGGACAACAAAATAAAACTGAAGCGAAAGACCGTGCTGAAAAAATGTTACAAGCGGTCGGTTTAGCACATCGAATTACGCATCGTCCATCGGCACTTTCTGGTGGTGAAAGACAACGTGTTGCCATTGCTCGTGCCTTAGTGAATAAGCCTGCATTAGTGTTGGCAGATGAACCCACTGGTAACCTTGATCACAAAACAACAGAAAGTATTTTTGAATTGATTAAACAGCTCAACCAAGAGCAACATATTGCATTTTTACTGGTCACTCACGATCTCAATTTAGCGCAAAAACTCAATCGTCGCCTCACCATGCGAGATGGCGTATTACAAGAGGAAAACTAA
- the lolE gene encoding lipoprotein-releasing ABC transporter permease subunit LolE: MNTPFFISWRYQRGKQKNRLVSLISLFSSIGIALGVAVLIIGLSAMNGFERELNQRVLSVVPHVEIKAYSEDGQGIVKNRDYLTEIAKNIPEVTAVSPFVSFTGLIENGSTLKITQVKGVEASEQDKVSALSQFIPTDQWQDFQETGGLIVGAGIARDLAVTVGDEVTLLLPQNTNDGKMAQPLRFNLPITGILRLDGQLDHSYTLLPLKKAQELLGYQANQISGVELSVTSPFNVREMDFSSLNTYPQMLTVQTWINQFGYMYNDIQLIRTVMYIAMVLVIGVACFNIISTLVMAVKDKQGDIAIQRTLGANNRFIRQIFLWYGLISGMKGAVFGIVLGVIVSLNLTGIIKGIEQFFNIKLLSDGIYFIDFLPSEIHWLDIVWVLLATIILSLVASLYPAIRASKLEPAKVLSGH; this comes from the coding sequence ATGAATACTCCTTTTTTTATTAGTTGGCGTTACCAACGAGGTAAACAAAAAAATCGCCTTGTTTCCCTTATCTCTCTTTTTTCTAGCATTGGGATTGCCTTAGGTGTCGCTGTGCTGATTATTGGGCTGAGTGCAATGAATGGCTTTGAACGAGAGCTTAATCAACGTGTGTTATCCGTTGTGCCTCACGTAGAAATCAAAGCCTATAGTGAAGATGGACAAGGGATCGTAAAAAATCGCGATTATTTAACAGAAATTGCAAAAAATATCCCCGAAGTGACCGCTGTTTCACCTTTCGTGAGTTTCACTGGGTTGATAGAAAATGGTTCAACCTTAAAAATCACACAGGTCAAAGGGGTTGAGGCAAGTGAACAAGATAAAGTGAGTGCTTTGAGCCAATTTATTCCCACTGACCAGTGGCAAGATTTTCAGGAAACGGGTGGATTAATTGTTGGCGCGGGTATTGCAAGAGATTTAGCAGTGACGGTCGGTGATGAAGTGACATTACTTCTACCTCAAAACACCAATGATGGAAAAATGGCACAGCCACTTCGCTTTAATTTGCCAATCACAGGTATTTTACGCTTAGATGGGCAATTAGATCACTCTTATACCCTATTGCCATTAAAAAAAGCACAAGAATTATTAGGCTACCAAGCTAATCAAATTTCAGGAGTAGAACTATCGGTTACCTCGCCATTTAACGTGCGAGAAATGGATTTTTCATCATTGAATACTTATCCGCAAATGCTTACTGTGCAAACGTGGATAAACCAATTTGGCTATATGTATAACGATATTCAACTTATCCGAACCGTTATGTATATTGCGATGGTGCTTGTAATTGGTGTAGCGTGTTTTAATATCATCTCTACACTTGTCATGGCAGTGAAAGATAAACAGGGCGACATTGCGATTCAACGCACATTGGGAGCCAATAATCGTTTTATCCGCCAAATTTTCCTATGGTATGGACTGATTTCAGGTATGAAAGGGGCTGTATTTGGCATTGTTTTAGGTGTGATTGTTTCACTGAATTTGACAGGCATCATTAAAGGTATTGAACAATTTTTCAATATAAAATTGCTTTCTGATGGTATCTATTTTATTGATTTCCTACCGAGTGAAATTCATTGGTTAGATATTGTCTGGGTTCTACTTGCGACCATCATACTGAGCCTTGTTGCAAGCTTATATCCTGCAATACGAGCCTCAAAATTAGAGCCTGCTAAGGTATTAAGTGGACACTAA
- the recR gene encoding recombination mediator RecR: MQTSPLLENLIEALRALPGVGPKSAQRMAYHLLQRNRKGGISLAKALNEAMTHIGHCKSCRTFTEDEECSICQNYRRQMSGQLCVVEMPADIQAIEQTGQFSGRYFVLMGHLSPLDGIGPREIGLDLLQQRLENESFHEVILATNPTIEGDATANYIAEMCLVHNIKVTRIAHGIPVGGELETVDGTTLSHSFSGRRDIIL; encoded by the coding sequence ATGCAAACCAGCCCATTACTTGAAAATTTAATAGAAGCACTTAGAGCATTACCAGGGGTGGGACCTAAATCTGCACAACGTATGGCTTATCACCTACTGCAACGTAATAGAAAAGGTGGAATTAGTTTAGCAAAAGCACTAAATGAAGCAATGACCCATATTGGTCATTGCAAGTCTTGTCGCACTTTTACCGAGGATGAGGAATGCAGTATTTGCCAAAACTATCGTCGCCAAATGAGTGGACAACTTTGCGTGGTTGAAATGCCAGCTGATATTCAAGCGATTGAACAAACAGGGCAATTTTCAGGTCGTTATTTTGTATTAATGGGACATTTATCTCCACTAGATGGTATAGGACCGAGAGAAATTGGCTTAGATTTACTGCAACAAAGACTAGAAAATGAATCCTTTCATGAAGTCATTTTAGCCACTAATCCAACCATTGAGGGGGATGCCACAGCAAACTATATTGCTGAAATGTGTTTAGTACACAACATTAAAGTTACTCGTATTGCACATGGTATCCCTGTTGGTGGAGAACTTGAAACCGTTGATGGCACAACCCTCTCCCACTCTTTTTCAGGTCGTCGAGACATCATTCTATAA
- the typA gene encoding translational GTPase TypA, with amino-acid sequence MQNIDTNKLRNIAIIAHVDHGKTTLVDKLLKLSGTLDTSRGDDAERVMDSNDLEKERGITILAKNTAIDWNDYRINIVDTPGHADFGGEVERVLSMVDSVLLVVDAFDGPMPQTRFVTQKAFAHGLKPIVVINKVDRPGARPDWVVDQVFDLFVNLGATDEQLDFPIIYASALNGVAGLEHEDLAPNMDPLFEAIIKHVSPPNVELNAPFQMQISQLDYNSYLGVIGIGRIKRGSVKPNQPITLIDAEGKTRNGRIGQVLGHLGLQRYEATEAFAGDIIAITGLGELNISDTICDINNVEALPALTVDEPTVTMFFCVNTSPFCGQEGKYVTSRQILERLKKELVHNVALRVEETEDPDIFRVSGRGELHLSVLIENMRREGYELAVSRPKVIFKQENGHKQEPFEQVTIDIEEQHQGSVMEALGIRKGEVRDMSPDGKGRTRLEYIIPSRGLIGFRNEFMTMTSGTGLLYSSFSHYDDVKPGEIGQRINGVLISNGTGKALAYALYGLQERGKLMIEHGTEVYEGQVIGIHSRSNDLTVNALQGKKLTNMRASGKDEALTLSTPIRFTLEQALEFIDDDELVEVTPVAVRIRKKLLTETDRKRAGRTTTSTSTH; translated from the coding sequence ATGCAAAATATAGATACAAATAAATTGCGCAATATCGCAATTATCGCTCACGTTGACCATGGTAAAACAACACTGGTAGATAAACTTCTTAAACTTTCTGGTACCCTTGATACAAGTCGAGGTGATGATGCAGAACGTGTTATGGATTCCAATGACCTCGAGAAAGAACGTGGAATTACAATTTTAGCGAAAAATACAGCAATTGACTGGAATGATTATCGTATTAATATCGTAGATACTCCGGGACACGCAGACTTCGGTGGTGAAGTAGAGCGTGTGTTGTCAATGGTTGATTCAGTATTATTGGTTGTTGATGCTTTTGATGGTCCAATGCCACAAACCCGTTTTGTGACACAAAAAGCCTTTGCTCACGGATTAAAACCAATCGTTGTAATCAATAAAGTCGATCGTCCAGGTGCTCGTCCTGATTGGGTTGTGGATCAAGTTTTCGATCTTTTCGTAAACTTAGGTGCAACAGATGAACAGTTAGACTTCCCAATCATCTACGCTTCAGCATTAAACGGTGTGGCGGGGTTAGAACATGAAGATCTTGCACCAAATATGGATCCGTTATTTGAAGCGATTATTAAACACGTTTCACCACCAAATGTTGAGCTTAACGCACCATTCCAAATGCAAATTTCACAATTAGACTATAACAGCTACTTAGGTGTTATTGGAATTGGGCGTATTAAACGTGGTTCAGTAAAACCAAACCAACCAATTACGTTGATTGATGCAGAAGGAAAAACTCGTAACGGTCGTATCGGTCAAGTGCTAGGTCATTTAGGTTTACAACGTTATGAAGCGACTGAGGCTTTTGCTGGTGATATTATTGCAATCACTGGTTTAGGCGAACTCAATATTTCAGATACGATTTGTGATATTAATAATGTAGAAGCATTACCTGCACTTACTGTTGATGAACCAACTGTAACCATGTTCTTCTGTGTAAATACTTCTCCATTCTGTGGGCAAGAAGGTAAATACGTTACTTCTCGTCAAATTTTAGAACGCTTGAAAAAAGAATTAGTCCATAACGTAGCATTACGTGTTGAAGAAACAGAAGATCCAGATATTTTCCGTGTTTCTGGTCGTGGTGAATTACATTTATCAGTATTAATTGAAAATATGCGTCGTGAAGGTTATGAATTAGCGGTTTCTCGTCCTAAAGTTATTTTTAAACAAGAAAATGGTCACAAGCAAGAACCATTTGAACAAGTAACGATTGATATTGAAGAACAGCATCAAGGTTCAGTAATGGAAGCACTTGGTATCCGTAAAGGTGAAGTACGTGATATGTCGCCAGATGGTAAAGGTCGTACACGTTTAGAATACATTATTCCAAGCCGTGGATTAATTGGTTTCCGTAATGAATTTATGACAATGACATCAGGTACAGGTTTACTTTATTCAAGTTTCAGCCATTATGATGATGTAAAACCGGGTGAAATTGGACAACGTATCAATGGTGTATTAATTTCAAATGGTACGGGTAAAGCATTAGCTTATGCACTTTATGGCTTACAAGAGCGTGGTAAATTAATGATTGAACATGGTACAGAAGTTTATGAAGGACAAGTTATCGGTATTCATAGCCGTTCAAATGACTTAACCGTAAATGCACTTCAAGGTAAAAAGCTCACAAATATGCGTGCATCAGGTAAAGATGAAGCATTAACGCTTTCTACTCCGATTCGCTTTACATTAGAACAAGCTTTAGAGTTTATTGATGATGATGAATTAGTAGAGGTAACACCTGTTGCTGTACGTATTCGTAAAAAATTACTGACAGAAACAGATCGTAAACGTGCTGGTCGTACAACAACAAGTACAAGTACTCACTAG
- the frdA gene encoding fumarate reductase (quinol) flavoprotein subunit: MQTVNVDIAIVGAGGGGLRSAIAAAEANPNLKIALISKVYPMRSHTVAAEGGAAAVIKDTDSYDKHFNDTVGGGDWLCEQDVVEYFVEHSPVEMTQLERWGCPWSRKEDGDVNVRRFGGMKIERTWFAADKTGFHLLHTLFQTSIKYPQIIRFDEHFVVDILVDEGQARGCVAMNMMEGTFVQINANAVVIATGGGCRAFRFNTNGGIVTGDGLSMAYRHGVPLRDMEFVQYHPTGLPNTGILMTEGCRGEGGILVNKDGYRYLQDYGLGPETPIGKPENKYMELGPRDKVSQAFWQEWRKGNTLKTAKGVDVVHLDLRHLGEKHLLERLPFICELAKAYEGVDPVTAPIPVRPVVHYTMGGIEVDQHAETSIKGLLAVGECASSGLHGANRLGSNSLAELVVFGKVAGEMAARRAVEASPRNQAVIDAQAKDVLERVYALARQEGEESWSQIRNEMGDSMEEGCGIYRTQESMEKTVNKIAELKERYKRIKIKDNSSVFNTDLLYKIELGYILDVAQSISSSAVERKESRGAHQRLDYEERDDVNYLKHTLAFYNADGAPTIKYSDVKITKSQPAKRVYGAEAEALEKANQGK, encoded by the coding sequence GTGCAAACTGTCAATGTTGATATTGCAATTGTGGGCGCCGGTGGCGGTGGATTACGTTCAGCTATAGCTGCAGCAGAAGCAAACCCAAATCTTAAAATTGCTTTAATTTCTAAAGTTTACCCAATGAGAAGTCATACTGTTGCAGCCGAAGGTGGTGCAGCAGCAGTAATAAAGGATACTGACTCTTATGATAAGCATTTTAACGATACTGTCGGTGGTGGTGACTGGTTATGTGAGCAAGATGTTGTGGAATATTTTGTTGAACATTCACCAGTAGAAATGACTCAGCTAGAACGTTGGGGATGTCCTTGGAGCCGAAAAGAAGATGGTGACGTCAATGTTCGCCGTTTCGGTGGGATGAAAATTGAAAGAACTTGGTTCGCTGCCGATAAAACAGGTTTCCACTTATTACACACTCTCTTCCAAACATCTATTAAATACCCTCAAATTATTCGTTTCGATGAACATTTCGTTGTTGATATCCTAGTCGATGAAGGCCAAGCTCGCGGTTGTGTTGCAATGAACATGATGGAAGGTACTTTCGTTCAAATCAATGCAAATGCCGTTGTAATTGCAACTGGTGGTGGATGCCGAGCTTTCCGCTTCAATACTAATGGTGGTATCGTAACTGGTGATGGATTATCAATGGCTTATCGTCATGGTGTACCATTACGTGACATGGAGTTTGTACAATATCACCCAACAGGATTACCAAATACAGGTATTCTTATGACAGAAGGATGCCGTGGTGAAGGTGGTATCTTGGTTAACAAAGATGGTTATCGTTACTTACAAGATTATGGACTAGGACCAGAAACACCAATTGGTAAACCTGAAAATAAATATATGGAACTAGGTCCTCGTGATAAAGTATCACAAGCATTCTGGCAAGAATGGCGTAAAGGAAACACACTAAAAACAGCAAAAGGAGTTGATGTTGTTCACTTAGATCTACGTCATTTAGGTGAAAAACATCTACTTGAGCGCCTACCTTTTATTTGTGAATTAGCTAAAGCTTATGAAGGTGTTGATCCTGTCACTGCACCAATTCCAGTCCGCCCAGTTGTACACTACACAATGGGGGGAATTGAAGTTGATCAGCATGCAGAAACGAGTATAAAAGGGTTATTAGCTGTAGGTGAATGTGCCTCTTCTGGTTTACATGGAGCTAATCGTTTGGGTTCTAACTCATTAGCTGAACTTGTTGTATTTGGTAAAGTTGCTGGTGAAATGGCTGCACGACGTGCAGTAGAAGCATCTCCTCGTAATCAAGCAGTCATTGATGCCCAAGCTAAAGATGTCCTTGAAAGAGTCTATGCACTTGCTCGCCAAGAAGGTGAAGAATCTTGGTCACAAATTCGTAATGAAATGGGTGACTCAATGGAAGAAGGTTGTGGTATTTATCGTACTCAAGAAAGTATGGAAAAAACCGTCAATAAAATTGCAGAGCTTAAAGAACGTTATAAACGTATAAAAATAAAAGATAATTCAAGTGTATTCAATACCGATTTACTCTACAAAATAGAACTTGGATATATCCTTGATGTTGCACAATCTATTTCATCTTCTGCTGTTGAACGTAAAGAGTCTCGGGGTGCGCATCAACGTTTAGACTATGAAGAACGTGATGATGTAAATTATTTAAAACATACTTTAGCATTCTACAATGCTGATGGTGCACCAACTATCAAATATAGTGATGTGAAGATTACTAAATCACAACCAGCTAAACGTGTATATGGTGCTGAAGCAGAAGCACTAGAAAAAGCAAATCAAGGCAAATAA
- a CDS encoding succinate dehydrogenase/fumarate reductase iron-sulfur subunit, giving the protein MVNKNKMTVEVLRYNPEQDNEPFLSKYEVPYDSQTSLLDALGYIKDELEPELSYRWSCRMAICGSCGMMVNGKPKLACKTFLRDYSGYMRIEPLANFPIERDLVVDLSHFIESLESIKPYIIDNKEPELDGNPHPSAELAKSRTKQTPAQLEKYRTFSMCINCGLCYAACPQFGLNPEFVGPAALTLAHRYNLDNRDNGKAERMKIINGKNGVWSCTFVGYCSEVCPKHVDPASAVNQGKVESSIDYVFAMLKPQK; this is encoded by the coding sequence ATGGTTAATAAAAATAAAATGACGGTGGAAGTCCTTCGTTATAACCCAGAACAAGACAATGAACCTTTTTTGAGTAAGTACGAAGTACCTTATGATAGCCAAACCTCTCTACTTGATGCTTTAGGTTATATCAAAGATGAATTAGAGCCAGAGCTTTCGTATCGTTGGTCTTGCCGTATGGCTATCTGTGGTTCTTGTGGAATGATGGTAAATGGTAAACCGAAATTAGCATGTAAAACATTCCTACGTGATTACAGTGGTTATATGCGAATTGAACCGCTTGCTAACTTCCCAATTGAACGTGATTTAGTTGTAGATTTAAGCCACTTTATTGAAAGTTTAGAATCAATAAAGCCCTATATTATAGACAATAAAGAGCCTGAATTAGATGGTAATCCTCATCCATCTGCAGAATTAGCTAAAAGTCGTACAAAACAAACACCTGCACAATTGGAAAAATATCGTACATTTTCCATGTGTATTAACTGTGGGTTATGTTATGCAGCTTGCCCTCAATTTGGCTTAAATCCTGAGTTTGTAGGCCCTGCCGCTTTAACGCTTGCTCACCGCTATAACCTAGATAATCGTGATAACGGTAAAGCTGAACGTATGAAAATTATCAATGGTAAAAATGGTGTATGGAGTTGTACTTTTGTTGGATATTGCTCTGAAGTATGTCCAAAACATGTTGATCCTGCTTCAGCTGTTAACCAAGGCAAAGTAGAAAGCTCTATAGATTATGTCTTTGCAATGTTAAAACCGCAAAAGTAA